A region from the Paenibacillus humicola genome encodes:
- a CDS encoding sialidase family protein: MKLPVWKEGLAYPQPSEMSYPGGMTRILAHDGRRDLLPFLHDCTITSHEGRLYLGWYNSTDAEICGSSLIRGRYSEDGGESWSEVFNVVGEIGSAEEHFVPASFFVHEGKLYSLITEMGGKNLSISLDLFQAPETSLDEWERVSVLSGGFLSNSSPIPMDTGDYIAGVWMPLKGDTPAFPAVLISQGADIAKPWRCSFLYDPLAPDAVKIRCPEITLIVQGSAVTAYVRNDEGKHGDLTCGPSFVFTSEDYGESWSKPARMTAMPVGNSKMFAGILSDGRRYLIYNNDQGYFKRGLLCMALSEPGEVEYTKVYKLFEDKAAELDNRVGVWFYPCACEQEGILYIACTLQEPDGVRSAVIARIPVDTI, from the coding sequence ATGAAGCTTCCCGTCTGGAAGGAGGGGCTCGCTTACCCCCAACCATCCGAAATGTCTTATCCCGGCGGCATGACAAGGATACTCGCGCACGATGGACGGCGCGATCTGCTGCCCTTTCTTCACGATTGCACGATCACCTCGCATGAAGGCAGGTTGTATTTGGGCTGGTATAACTCCACCGATGCGGAAATTTGCGGTTCTTCCCTGATCCGCGGACGCTATTCCGAGGACGGAGGGGAGAGCTGGTCGGAGGTATTCAACGTGGTGGGCGAGATCGGCAGCGCCGAGGAGCATTTTGTGCCGGCAAGCTTCTTTGTACACGAAGGCAAACTGTATTCGCTGATTACCGAGATGGGCGGCAAAAATTTATCGATTTCGCTTGACCTGTTCCAGGCTCCGGAGACTTCGCTTGACGAATGGGAAAGAGTCTCCGTCCTATCCGGAGGGTTTCTCAGCAATTCTTCCCCCATTCCGATGGATACGGGCGATTACATTGCCGGCGTCTGGATGCCGCTGAAAGGGGACACTCCCGCTTTTCCGGCCGTGCTCATCAGTCAGGGCGCGGACATCGCGAAGCCGTGGCGCTGCTCTTTCCTGTATGATCCGCTCGCTCCGGACGCCGTGAAGATCAGGTGCCCCGAGATTACATTGATCGTGCAAGGAAGCGCTGTCACTGCCTATGTCCGTAATGACGAGGGCAAGCATGGCGATCTCACATGCGGACCGTCCTTTGTCTTTACAAGCGAGGATTACGGCGAGAGCTGGTCGAAGCCGGCCCGAATGACCGCCATGCCGGTCGGAAACTCCAAAATGTTCGCAGGTATCCTGTCCGACGGCAGGCGCTACTTGATTTACAACAACGATCAGGGCTACTTTAAACGAGGTCTGCTCTGTATGGCTCTCTCCGAACCGGGAGAGGTGGAATACACGAAAGTTTATAAGTTATTCGAAGACAAGGCTGCGGAACTCGACAATCGAGTAGGCGTCTGGTTTTATCCCTGCGCCTGCGAGCAGGAAGGAATCCTGTATATCGCCTGTACTCTGCAGGAGCCCGATGGCGTAAGAAGCGCCGTCATCGCCAGGATTCCAGTGGACACGATATAA